In the Hordeum vulgare subsp. vulgare chromosome 7H, MorexV3_pseudomolecules_assembly, whole genome shotgun sequence genome, one interval contains:
- the LOC123409938 gene encoding pathogenesis-related protein 1A/1B-like: MSTSAVLFLLLAVFAAGASAATFNIKNNCGSTIWPAGIPMGGGFELGSGQTSSINVPAGTQAGRIWARTGCSFNGGSGSCQTGDCGGQLSCSLSGQPPATLAEFTIGGGSTQDFYDISVIDGFNLAMDFSCSTGDALQCRDPSCPPPQAYQHPNDVATHACSGNNNYQITFCP; encoded by the coding sequence ATGTCGACCTCGGCggtgctcttcctcctccttgctgtttTCGCCGCCGGTGCCAGCGCGGCCACCTTCAACATCAAGAACAACTGCGGCTCCACAATATGGCCGGCGGGCATCCCGATGGGTGGGGGCTTCGAGCTGGGCTCAGGCCAGACGTCGAGCATCAACGTGCCCGCCGGCACCCAAGCCGGAAGGATATGGGCACGCACCGGGTGCTCGTTCAATGGCGGTAGCGGGAGCTGCCAGACCGGCGACTGCGGCGGCCAGCTCTCATGCTCTCTCTCTGGGCAGCCACCAGCAACGCTGGCCGAGTTCACCATCGGCGGCGGCAGCACCCAGGACTTCTACGACATCTCGGTTATCGACGGCTTCAACCTTGCCATGGACTTCTCGTGCAGCACCGGCGACGCGCTCCAGTGTAGGGATCCCAGCtgcccgccgccgcaagcctaccAACACCCCAACGACGTCGCCACACACGCCTGCAGTGGCAATAATAACTACCAGATCACCTTCTGCCCATGA